TGTCTTGGTAGACTTTGAAGACTGTCCGCCGGTATTGGAATAGATCTCTGTATCAAATACCATAACGTTAATATCTCTGCCGCTTGCAAGCACGTGGTCAACACCGCCGAAGCCGATATCATATGCCCAGCCGTCGCCGCCGAATATCCACTGAGATTTCTTAGCCAGGAAATCCTTGTCCTTAAGGATAGACTTGCAGGTATCACACTCAATGCCTTCTAATGCTGCAACTAACTTATCGGTTGCTGAACCATTGGTTGCACCTGTCTCAAAGGTATCCAGGTATTCCTTGCAGACTGCCTTGATTTCATCAGAAGCCTTTTCGGAATTCATAATCTCTTCAACCTTTGATTTTAAGCCGCCTCTGATGGCAGTCTGAGCCAGCATCATACCGTAACCGAATTCAGCATTGTCCTCAAATAAGGAGTTAGCCCATGCAGGACCCTGTCCTTTGGCATTTACGGTATAAGGTGTGGATGGAGAGGAGTTACCCCAGATGGAGGTACATCCGGTTGCGTTTGCAATATACATTCTGTCACCGAATAACTGGGTGATCAGTTTTGCATAAGGTGTCTCGCCACAGCCTGCACATGCTCCTGAGAACTCAAGAAGAGGCTTCTTGAACTGGCTGCCCTTAACGGTATTTTCTTTAAATTTGTCGATAACTTCCTGCTTGATAGGAAGTGTCTGGCCGAAATCATATACTTTCTGCTTGTCTTCGCAGTTTTCTTCCATGCCAACCATAACAAGAGCCTTCTCGCCCTTCTTTCCTGGACATACGTTTGCGCAGGAACCGCAGCCTGTACAGTCAAATGCGGATACAGTCACAGCGAACTGATATCCTGGCATGCCTGTCATTGGAAGAGTCTTCATTTCTTCAGGCTTTCTTGCTGCTTCTTCCTCAGTCAGAGCCACAGAACGGATAACTGCATGAGGACATACATAGGAACAGAAGTTACACTGGATACAGTTTTCAGGAACCCAGCCAGGAATAGTAACTGCAATACCGCGCTTCTCAAATGCAGCAGATCCGGATGGTGTGGAACCATCGACATAATCGCTGAATGCGGATACAGGCAGGGAATTTCCTTCCTGTGCATTTACCTTGGACTGAATGTTATTAACGAAATCAACAACATCCTTTCTGCCTTCCTTGATAACCTTGTAATCAAGGCCTTCATCCTCGCAGTTTTTCCAGCTTTCAGGAACATCTACCTTAACAACGCCCTTTGCACCAGCATCGATAGCTGCCCAGTTCTTCATAACGATTTCTTCGCCCTTACGTCCGTAGGTAGCCTTTGCAGCCGCCTTCATCAGTTCGTTTGCTTTCTCAGAAGGAATGATTCCGGTCAGTTCAAAGAATGCGGACTGAAGGATGGTGTTGATACGTGTCTGGCCCATACCGGTCTCAATACCGATCTTCACACCGTCGATGGTGTAGAACTTAATGTTGTGGTCAGCGATGAACTTCTTCACCTGCCCTGGTAAATGCTTCTCAAGACCAGCCGCATCCCATGAACAGTTCAATAAGAAGATTCCGCCGTCAACCAGTTCCTGAACCATGTTGTACTTACGGATATAAGACGGATTGTGGCATGCCACAAAGTTAGCCTGACGGATCAGATACGTGGATTTGATCGGCTTGTGTCCGAAACGTAAGTGAGACATGGTAACGCCACCGGACTTCTTGGAGTCATAATCAAAGTAAGCCTGAGCGTACATATCCGTGTTGTCACCGATGATCTTGATGGAGTTCTTGTTGGCACCTACCGTACCATCTGCACCAAGACCCCAGAACTTACAGTTTGTGGTTCCTTCCGGAGTTGTAACGATTGGTGCGCCTGTCTCAAGAGAGAGATGAGTCACATCATCCACAATACCGATGGTAAACGGAGTTTTCTCCTTGTTGCCATAAACAGCAACGATCTGAGTTGGTGTGGTGTCCTTGGAACCTAAGCCATAACGTCCGGTTAAGATCTTAACCTGATCGAACTTTGTTCCCTTAAGGGCTGCAACAACGTCAAGATATAAAGGCTCGCCTAAGGAACCTGGCTCTTTTGTTCTGTCTAATACGGAAATAGTCTTAACTGTATCCGGGATCGCATCAATGAAAGCTTTTGCAGAGAACGGACGGTATAAGCGGACCTTTATCACGCCTACCTTCTTTCCTGCTGCCATCAGATAGTCAATGGTTTCCTCAATGGTATCGTTTACGGAACCCATGGAAATGATTACATGGTCTGCATCAGCAGCTCCGTAGTAGTTGAATAATTTGTAATCAGTTCCGATCTTTGCATTAACCTTGTCCATATATTTCTGAACAATTGCAGGCAAAGCGTCATAATATGGGTTGCATGCTTCTCTTGCCTGGAAGAAGATGTCAGGGTTCTGAGCGGAACCTCTTAACTCCGGA
The nucleotide sequence above comes from Lacrimispora sp. BS-2. Encoded proteins:
- the nifJ gene encoding pyruvate:ferredoxin (flavodoxin) oxidoreductase — encoded protein: MARKMKTMDGNHAAAHASYAFTDVAAIYPITPSSPMAEATDEWATDGRTNIFGQKVQITEMQSEAGAAGAVHGSLAAGALTTTYTASQGLLLMIPNLYKIAGEQLPGVINVSARAVASHALSIFGDHSDVYACRQTGCAMLCESSVQEVMDLTPVAHMAALEGKVPFINFFDGFRTSHEIQKIETWDYEDLKEMVSMDAIDEFRRRALNPNHPELRGSAQNPDIFFQAREACNPYYDALPAIVQKYMDKVNAKIGTDYKLFNYYGAADADHVIISMGSVNDTIEETIDYLMAAGKKVGVIKVRLYRPFSAKAFIDAIPDTVKTISVLDRTKEPGSLGEPLYLDVVAALKGTKFDQVKILTGRYGLGSKDTTPTQIVAVYGNKEKTPFTIGIVDDVTHLSLETGAPIVTTPEGTTNCKFWGLGADGTVGANKNSIKIIGDNTDMYAQAYFDYDSKKSGGVTMSHLRFGHKPIKSTYLIRQANFVACHNPSYIRKYNMVQELVDGGIFLLNCSWDAAGLEKHLPGQVKKFIADHNIKFYTIDGVKIGIETGMGQTRINTILQSAFFELTGIIPSEKANELMKAAAKATYGRKGEEIVMKNWAAIDAGAKGVVKVDVPESWKNCEDEGLDYKVIKEGRKDVVDFVNNIQSKVNAQEGNSLPVSAFSDYVDGSTPSGSAAFEKRGIAVTIPGWVPENCIQCNFCSYVCPHAVIRSVALTEEEAARKPEEMKTLPMTGMPGYQFAVTVSAFDCTGCGSCANVCPGKKGEKALVMVGMEENCEDKQKVYDFGQTLPIKQEVIDKFKENTVKGSQFKKPLLEFSGACAGCGETPYAKLITQLFGDRMYIANATGCTSIWGNSSPSTPYTVNAKGQGPAWANSLFEDNAEFGYGMMLAQTAIRGGLKSKVEEIMNSEKASDEIKAVCKEYLDTFETGATNGSATDKLVAALEGIECDTCKSILKDKDFLAKKSQWIFGGDGWAYDIGFGGVDHVLASGRDINVMVFDTEIYSNTGGQSSKSTKTGAVAQFAAGGKETRKKDLASIAMSYGYVYVAQIAMGADYAQTVKAISEAEAYPGPSLIIAYAPCISHGIKKGMSKAQTEEKLAVECGYWNNFRYNPVAEKKFTLDSKAPALEGYQEFLKGEVRYASLAMKNPERATELFAKNEADAKERYEYLQKLVTLYGND